The Algoriphagus halophilus sequence CAGAATCATAAACATTCGATTTCCAGTCCTGAAAATTTCAATATTTGTAATTCCACAGTCAATGTCATGTTGGGTCACTTCTGGCCAGGCACTTCCTGGCGCATGATATTGCTCGTATTCTTGAATGGATTCCGGATCATCAATTAAATCCAGGGTTAGACAAAATCGTTGCATGAGGGTTGTTGTTAACTGAAAAATTTTCTAAATGACTGAATAGTTTGAATGGCAGCCTCATCAGGGCTTGGTTCAGGGAATGCTTCTGCTGAAATAAACCCTGAGTATTGGATATCCTTGATTGCTTTTGCGATAGGGGCCATTTCCGTATGTCCCAAGCCAATTGGTTTTCTGTTGCTATCAGCAAAGTGAATATGGCCAATGTGTCCATTTGCTTCGAGTATGCTTTTAGGAATATCCGCTTCCTCGATATTCATATGGAATAGATCAGCAAGGAGCTTTACCTGTTTCGTTTCCAATTTTCCCAGAAATTCCACCCCTGCTTTCATCGTATTCAATAAATTGGTTTCGTAGCGGTTGAGCGGCTCGTAAATCAAAAATGTATGCTGCTCTCCTGCCTTTTCTCCCAGAATTTCCAATCCCTCCGCTAACCAGGATAAAGTCTGGTTTCGGTCATTGCCCGGAAGGACATTTCCTTGCATGGAACCTATGATCGCAGGAGCGCCAAATGTTGCCCCAAAGGCAATCATATCAGAAATAAAGGAAATTGCTTTTTTTCGAATCTCCGGATCCGGGTCGGTAAGTGTTAGCCCATGGATGACTTTTCCGGCTCCGGTACCTACCGCTGCTAACTCTAATTGATACTTGGTCAGTAACTCGTGTAAGAAATCAAATTCTACAGTAGTAGAGGTAGGAGTAAATAACTCAATGGCATCAAAGCCTAGTTCAGCAGCTTTCTCCATCCCTTTTTCCAGATCCTTCCAAAAAATCCAGGGACCATAATTGATTTCAGGTACAAGAGCGATTGTTGCGCAAGATTTAATCATGGTATTCTCGGTCAAAGTCAATCATAATTTTGGTAATGCCAACGGGATTTGCATCCCAGTCTATCATGGTTTGAGGGGCTTCGTCTATGGTAACCACTTTACTGATGACCTCATCAACTGGAAACTTTCCCTCTTCCAGGTATCGAATGACCCTAGGGAAGTCACCCAAACAATTTCTGGAACCAAGGATTTCGATTTCTTTTTGAACAAATAAGGAGGTGTTAAAATCCACATCCTTTTTTGCATATCCGATGCAGACCACTCTTCCGGTAAAGGCTACTTCTTCTACGGCAGCTCTATAGGTAGAGGGGCTTCCCACCGCCTCAATGATGACATCTGGGCCATCATTATTCGAATACTTTTGAAGGGCTTCGTGTAGGTCTTCTTTACTTGGATTGATGGTGTGGGCGACTCCAATTTTCTTGGCGATCTCCAATTTATTATCGTCCAGATCTACTGCTATCACTTGGGCTCCTCTTTCCACTGCCGAAGCAATCGCTCCCATTCCCACAATGCCGCAACCCAGTACAGCGACTATATCCTCTTCAGAAATTCTTCCCCTTTCTGCTGCATGGAAGCCCACAGTCAGAGGTTCTGCCAAAGCAAGTTCCCGAAGGGATAATTTTTCTGAAGGAAAAGTGTCTTGATAAGGCACGGAAATGTACCTGGTCATCGCGCCCGGACGTCTTACCCCCATGGTTTTATTGGTTTTACAGG is a genomic window containing:
- a CDS encoding L-rhamnose mutarotase, with product MQRFCLTLDLIDDPESIQEYEQYHAPGSAWPEVTQHDIDCGITNIEIFRTGNRMFMILETVDEFTFEEKAKMDASNPKIAEWENLMWNYQQAIPWAKPGEKWVLMKRIFKSGE
- a CDS encoding sugar phosphate isomerase/epimerase family protein; its protein translation is MIKSCATIALVPEINYGPWIFWKDLEKGMEKAAELGFDAIELFTPTSTTVEFDFLHELLTKYQLELAAVGTGAGKVIHGLTLTDPDPEIRKKAISFISDMIAFGATFGAPAIIGSMQGNVLPGNDRNQTLSWLAEGLEILGEKAGEQHTFLIYEPLNRYETNLLNTMKAGVEFLGKLETKQVKLLADLFHMNIEEADIPKSILEANGHIGHIHFADSNRKPIGLGHTEMAPIAKAIKDIQYSGFISAEAFPEPSPDEAAIQTIQSFRKFFS
- a CDS encoding zinc-binding alcohol dehydrogenase family protein → MKALVITEVGKTEVQEVEKPRVGAGEVLVRVGMVGFCGGDLNSFRGLFPLQEYPNILGHEVGGTIEEIGPGVPPEIKVGTNVTIYPYQNCGTCKACRKGRPNSCKTNKTMGVRRPGAMTRYISVPYQDTFPSEKLSLRELALAEPLTVGFHAAERGRISEEDIVAVLGCGIVGMGAIASAVERGAQVIAVDLDDNKLEIAKKIGVAHTINPSKEDLHEALQKYSNNDGPDVIIEAVGSPSTYRAAVEEVAFTGRVVCIGYAKKDVDFNTSLFVQKEIEILGSRNCLGDFPRVIRYLEEGKFPVDEVISKVVTIDEAPQTMIDWDANPVGITKIMIDFDREYHD